A DNA window from Aminipila luticellarii contains the following coding sequences:
- a CDS encoding glycosyltransferase produces the protein MFLSIIIPVLNIEKYIKRCLDSVLEACFDDCEIILVTGASVDKSNEICDEYQSTFSNIKLVGQNGKGLSNARNCALDVAMGKYIVYIDGDDYVDSELFRKLLETLRATWNDMDLIATDFRRIAVSSGKSDKIENVYQIGRNTEPQYGIGYLSTMLQKKHCFWNVWRYIYSREFLQQNNIRFVEGKFSEDIDYTTKVLIARPKMVFVHCPFYYYSIGKGDSLMDCPSYKQLRDTLEFLCNSIRMLEKSSFMYSQILIGQYQFEYILNIAIIKEVPKEEIRKARLLYKETLEILLVGSDLTAHLVKRILHIVPLSMFAEILHRLKLFRRFIKRGSGKKQRGEYLDDNH, from the coding sequence ATGTTTCTCAGCATCATTATACCAGTTTTAAATATCGAGAAATATATCAAAAGGTGCCTGGACAGTGTACTGGAAGCATGTTTTGATGACTGTGAAATCATCTTAGTTACAGGTGCTTCTGTTGATAAAAGCAATGAAATTTGTGATGAATATCAATCTACTTTTTCGAATATCAAACTTGTGGGGCAAAATGGAAAGGGGCTTTCTAATGCTCGAAATTGTGCATTGGATGTAGCAATGGGGAAATATATTGTCTACATAGACGGTGACGACTATGTAGATAGTGAGCTTTTCAGGAAACTGTTAGAAACTTTAAGGGCAACATGGAATGATATGGATTTAATTGCCACAGACTTTAGACGTATTGCAGTAAGTAGTGGTAAAAGTGATAAAATAGAAAATGTTTATCAAATTGGTCGGAACACGGAACCCCAATACGGTATAGGATATCTATCAACAATGCTTCAAAAAAAGCATTGTTTTTGGAATGTATGGAGGTACATTTACAGCAGGGAATTTTTGCAGCAAAATAATATTCGATTTGTCGAAGGTAAATTCAGTGAAGATATTGATTATACAACGAAGGTTCTTATAGCACGCCCCAAAATGGTATTTGTGCACTGCCCGTTTTATTACTATAGCATAGGAAAAGGGGATTCTCTTATGGATTGTCCTTCTTATAAACAATTGCGAGATACTTTGGAGTTTCTGTGCAATAGTATCCGTATGCTGGAAAAATCTTCGTTTATGTATTCGCAAATTTTGATAGGTCAATATCAGTTTGAATATATTCTTAACATTGCAATTATTAAAGAGGTTCCGAAAGAAGAAATAAGAAAAGCGCGGTTATTATATAAAGAAACCTTGGAAATTCTTCTTGTTGGCTCAGATTTAACCGCTCACCTTGTAAAAAGGATTCTTCATATAGTACCTCTTTCAATGTTTGCTGAAATACTTCATCGATTAAAGCTTTTTAGGAGATTCATAAAAAGAGGATCTGGGAAAAAACAGAGGGGAGAGTATTTAGATGATAATCACTAG
- a CDS encoding NAD-dependent epimerase/dehydratase family protein: MKSLILGGAGFIGSHLCDALLAKGELVVCVDNFYIGTKENIAHLRDHPAFKFYEVDANELESLRKVFEREKPDYVFHLAANSDIQASALEPLVEYKNTYSTTFNVLECMRRTGAKKLFFSSTSAVYGEVEGNASEEDARLTPISYYGGAKLGSEAMISAFAYMNDMEALVFRFPNVIGPRLTHGVIFDFINRLRAEPSHLRILGDGNQTKPYLHVHDLVEAIIRFMNVPKGVTLYNVGVDTATSVTRIAEIVTQKMGLAGIPFEYTGGRGGWKGDVPQFQYNLLKIHLAGWKASMTSDEAVMRTVEQVLSCKL; this comes from the coding sequence ATGAAATCACTTATTTTAGGCGGAGCAGGTTTTATTGGAAGTCATCTATGTGACGCATTACTGGCAAAAGGGGAATTAGTTGTATGTGTAGACAATTTTTATATTGGGACAAAAGAAAATATTGCACATTTAAGGGATCATCCAGCTTTTAAATTCTACGAAGTTGATGCCAATGAACTAGAATCCTTACGTAAAGTTTTTGAACGAGAAAAGCCAGATTATGTTTTTCATCTGGCAGCTAATTCAGACATTCAAGCAAGTGCACTAGAGCCTCTTGTGGAGTATAAAAATACGTATTCAACCACTTTTAACGTGTTGGAATGCATGAGAAGGACAGGAGCAAAAAAACTATTTTTTTCGTCTACATCAGCTGTATACGGTGAGGTGGAAGGAAATGCAAGCGAAGAAGATGCGAGATTAACCCCTATTTCGTATTATGGCGGTGCAAAGCTTGGGAGTGAAGCAATGATTTCGGCATTTGCTTATATGAATGATATGGAAGCACTGGTTTTTCGTTTTCCTAACGTTATAGGACCTAGACTAACACATGGGGTAATATTTGACTTTATCAATCGGTTAAGGGCTGAACCAAGCCATCTTCGAATTCTTGGTGATGGAAATCAAACAAAACCGTACCTGCACGTTCATGATTTGGTAGAAGCAATTATACGCTTCATGAATGTGCCAAAAGGTGTGACTCTATACAATGTAGGTGTTGATACGGCTACCTCCGTTACACGTATTGCGGAAATTGTAACCCAAAAAATGGGACTGGCAGGAATCCCCTTTGAGTATACTGGCGGACGAGGTGGATGGAAAGGTGACGTACCTCAATTTCAATATAATCTTTTAAAAATTCATTTAGCAGGATGGAAGGCTAGCATGACTTCTGATGAAGCGGTAATGAGAACTGTTGAGCAGGTACTTTCATGCAAGCTGTGA
- a CDS encoding GHMP family kinase ATP-binding protein: MIITRTPFRVSFAGGGSDLPSFYTRHEGCVLSTSINKYMYVTIHPSFNRMETSIKYSLTETVHDVRYIQHPIARQLLMNYDISGVEVTSTADIPAGTGLSSSSAYTVGLINALNAFSGKYYSQEKIARRACEVEIEELGEPIGKQDQYGTAIGGIKFIRFLTDGSVDVEPVMVDGNIKNQLNDELLLFYTGVTHSAGNILKEQNKNVVTDRKKFDCLVKMTEQAYEIREALTKGNLKRFGEILHEGWELKRQLAGGITSPEIDQYYKLARENGALGGKLLGAGGGGFLLLYCEHNKQKRLRSALHKLVELPFATESGGTKVIYVGEKDWE; the protein is encoded by the coding sequence ATGATAATCACTAGGACACCTTTTCGGGTAAGTTTTGCAGGAGGAGGAAGTGATCTGCCATCTTTTTATACAAGACATGAAGGATGTGTACTTTCAACTTCTATAAATAAATATATGTATGTAACCATTCATCCCTCGTTTAATCGGATGGAAACAAGTATTAAATATTCTTTAACTGAAACTGTGCATGATGTTCGATACATTCAACATCCAATAGCGAGGCAACTATTGATGAATTATGATATCTCTGGTGTTGAAGTCACAAGCACGGCAGATATTCCGGCAGGAACAGGTCTTTCTTCATCCAGTGCCTATACTGTCGGTCTTATAAATGCCTTGAATGCTTTTTCTGGTAAATATTATTCACAAGAAAAGATTGCACGTCGGGCTTGTGAAGTAGAAATAGAGGAGTTAGGTGAACCTATAGGAAAGCAGGATCAATATGGCACGGCAATTGGAGGCATTAAATTTATTCGTTTTCTCACCGATGGCTCGGTTGATGTTGAACCAGTAATGGTTGATGGAAATATAAAAAATCAGCTTAACGATGAGCTTCTGTTATTTTATACTGGAGTAACACATTCGGCAGGAAATATTTTAAAAGAGCAGAATAAAAATGTTGTTACTGATAGGAAAAAATTTGATTGTTTAGTAAAAATGACAGAGCAGGCATATGAGATTAGGGAAGCACTGACAAAAGGAAACTTGAAGAGGTTTGGTGAGATTTTACACGAAGGATGGGAACTAAAACGACAACTGGCAGGGGGCATCACAAGCCCTGAAATTGATCAGTATTATAAATTGGCTCGTGAAAATGGGGCATTAGGAGGTAAATTGCTGGGTGCTGGCGGTGGCGGATTTTTACTTTTATATTGTGAGCATAATAAGCAAAAGCGACTGCGGTCAGCGCTTCATAAATTGGTTGAGCTTCCTTTTGCTACCGAGAGCGGTGGCACTAAAGTTATATATGTTGGAGAAAAGGATTGGGAATAA
- a CDS encoding HAD-IIIA family hydrolase encodes MQAVIMAGGKGTRLVALTKDQVPKPMAQIAKRPILEWQIEQLKNNGITDIILVIGHLGEKIKKYFGDGSKFGVNLRYFHETTPLGSAGALYYVRSLLEEGAFFLIFGDIIFDIDMARMLRFHQDKKAVVTLFAHPNSHPFDSDLIVTDTNDKVIEFDSKNNDRIGYWYDNLVNAGVYLLERSFCERIKKPVKTDLEKDLLFFMAQKKEALVAYCSPEYVKDVGTPERIGIAEKEINNGFAAARNLKNEQKAIFLDRDGTINKYKGLIWKQDDFELYHFTIEAIRKINRSGYLAIVITNQPVVARGLCQLQDVENIHKKLETLLGKEGAFLDDIKFCPHHPDKGYPEENPIYKVPCSCRKPNIGMIQECVEKYNIDLSQSWFVGDTTTDIQTGKNAGMRTVLVQTGEAGKDGKYENTLPDMTCTDLLDAVRRIREEQ; translated from the coding sequence ATGCAAGCTGTGATTATGGCTGGAGGCAAGGGTACGCGTCTTGTAGCCTTAACGAAAGATCAAGTCCCGAAGCCCATGGCGCAGATCGCGAAACGACCCATACTGGAGTGGCAGATTGAGCAGTTAAAGAATAATGGCATTACAGATATCATTTTAGTTATCGGCCATCTGGGGGAGAAAATTAAGAAGTATTTTGGGGATGGCAGCAAATTTGGTGTTAATCTGAGATATTTTCATGAAACCACCCCTCTAGGAAGTGCAGGAGCTTTATATTATGTACGGAGTTTATTGGAGGAAGGAGCCTTTTTTCTGATTTTTGGTGATATAATTTTTGATATCGATATGGCACGAATGCTACGGTTTCATCAGGATAAAAAGGCAGTAGTTACGTTATTTGCGCATCCTAATTCCCACCCTTTTGATTCAGATCTCATTGTGACAGATACGAATGACAAGGTGATTGAATTCGATTCAAAGAATAATGATCGTATTGGATACTGGTATGATAATCTTGTAAATGCAGGTGTCTATTTGCTGGAACGATCTTTTTGTGAACGTATAAAAAAACCCGTCAAAACAGACTTAGAAAAGGACTTACTTTTTTTCATGGCACAGAAAAAGGAAGCTCTTGTCGCATATTGTTCGCCGGAATACGTTAAGGATGTAGGAACACCAGAACGTATTGGGATTGCCGAAAAAGAAATTAATAACGGATTTGCGGCAGCTCGCAATCTAAAAAACGAGCAAAAAGCCATTTTTCTTGATCGGGATGGGACGATTAATAAATATAAGGGACTTATTTGGAAACAAGATGACTTTGAATTATACCATTTCACTATAGAAGCTATAAGAAAAATTAATCGTTCGGGTTATCTAGCCATTGTAATTACCAACCAGCCTGTAGTAGCACGAGGTCTGTGCCAGCTGCAAGATGTAGAGAACATTCACAAAAAGTTGGAGACTTTGCTGGGAAAAGAAGGAGCGTTCTTAGATGATATTAAATTTTGCCCACACCATCCAGATAAGGGATACCCAGAGGAAAATCCAATCTATAAGGTTCCTTGTTCTTGTCGGAAACCTAATATTGGGATGATTCAAGAGTGCGTAGAGAAATATAATATAGACTTGTCGCAATCTTGGTTTGTAGGAGATACAACTACAGACATACAAACTGGAAAAAATGCAGGAATGAGAACTGTATTGGTGCAAACTGGTGAGGCGGGAAAAGATGGGAAATACGAAAATACTCTTCCAGATATGACTTGCACTGACCTTTTGGATGCAGTTCGGAGAATAAGGGAGGAACAATAG
- a CDS encoding class I SAM-dependent methyltransferase: MSFKSLKMRLLPPSSKSFHTRMDELEAQNQLSNSSITQLDELIRNSVSEIKDQLPVIIQLANDEKISFSESELKIEPLDPPQQVIEEAPFLGYEAIKLLLQEYQFESVLDIGCGEGLQSDYFLSHGKKVTAINNLDNDYFHKETRIDAIIDDFNNHTFSEQFDCIWCSHCLEHQRNPGHFLDKIFSALKENGVLAITVPHAETTICPGHVSYWDAGRLIHHLLLAGFNCRDIRIKAYGYNLSVVLEKHSIDVSSELNCWGDLDFRRVKRLFPEDVIKYVDHYNEWGSFIFYGDIIEMNWENPENDFN, encoded by the coding sequence ATGTCATTTAAATCCCTGAAAATGAGGCTACTTCCTCCATCCTCAAAATCATTTCATACGAGAATGGATGAATTGGAGGCACAAAATCAATTATCCAATTCAAGTATAACCCAATTAGATGAACTAATAAGGAATAGTGTTAGTGAAATAAAAGATCAGTTGCCTGTTATAATACAATTAGCTAATGACGAGAAAATTAGTTTTTCGGAATCGGAATTAAAAATAGAACCGTTAGATCCACCACAACAAGTCATAGAGGAAGCCCCTTTCCTAGGATATGAAGCAATAAAATTACTATTACAGGAGTATCAATTTGAATCAGTTCTTGATATTGGATGTGGTGAGGGTTTACAAAGTGATTATTTTTTATCACATGGAAAAAAGGTAACAGCTATCAATAACTTAGATAACGACTATTTTCATAAAGAGACGAGAATAGACGCTATTATTGACGATTTTAATAACCATACCTTTTCAGAGCAATTTGATTGTATTTGGTGTTCCCACTGCTTAGAACATCAGCGGAATCCAGGTCATTTTTTAGATAAAATCTTTTCAGCCCTTAAAGAAAACGGAGTTCTAGCGATTACGGTACCTCATGCTGAGACTACAATTTGTCCAGGTCATGTGTCATATTGGGATGCAGGGCGGTTGATACATCATTTATTATTGGCCGGTTTCAATTGTCGAGATATTCGAATCAAAGCTTATGGATATAACCTAAGCGTTGTGTTGGAAAAGCATAGTATTGATGTCTCTTCAGAGCTTAACTGTTGGGGCGATTTGGATTTTCGAAGAGTAAAACGTTTGTTCCCAGAAGATGTTATAAAATATGTAGACCATTATAACGAGTGGGGAAGCTTTATTTTTTATGGTGATATTATTGAGATGAATTGGGAAAACCCAGAAAATGATTTTAATTAA
- a CDS encoding glycosyltransferase, with the protein MTKKKGNYKVSVILPCYNSALFIKEAVDSILFQTLDDLELIIVYEASPDNTLQILENIHDNRMRVVQAPRKGIVPALNYGIELAEGEYIARMDADDIALPQRLERQVGYLDEHPEIGLCGSLAMAFNAEGDLGLFGDVILRERKDSWIESPGLMHQLIDTVVCHPTVMFRRGLFQHYGLKYDESFIGACEDQNLWCRVMRYTKIHNLQEILLRYRIHENNGTVISGHQGYMQWLRTHRELMTWLYPSGYYTDENINEKIDIIIKYLKTGDYPHTRTFHYDTFPRWKRIIVMLIFDSNRLKEKITKRLKRMNNGRI; encoded by the coding sequence ATGACGAAAAAAAAAGGCAATTATAAGGTATCAGTAATCTTACCATGCTACAATTCAGCATTATTTATCAAGGAAGCCGTTGATAGCATCCTTTTTCAGACATTGGACGATCTGGAGTTAATAATTGTCTATGAAGCTTCACCTGATAATACACTACAAATATTGGAGAATATTCATGATAATAGAATGAGAGTTGTGCAAGCTCCGCGAAAAGGAATTGTACCGGCGCTGAATTATGGAATTGAATTAGCAGAAGGAGAGTATATTGCTCGAATGGATGCAGATGATATTGCGCTGCCACAACGCTTAGAAAGACAGGTGGGTTATCTGGACGAACATCCAGAGATTGGGCTTTGTGGTTCATTGGCAATGGCTTTTAATGCTGAAGGGGATCTTGGCTTGTTTGGTGATGTTATTTTAAGGGAGCGAAAAGATAGCTGGATAGAATCTCCGGGGTTGATGCACCAACTAATTGATACGGTTGTCTGTCATCCTACTGTGATGTTTCGTCGTGGACTTTTCCAACATTATGGGCTAAAATATGATGAGTCTTTTATAGGTGCATGTGAAGATCAAAATTTATGGTGTAGGGTTATGCGTTATACCAAAATCCATAATCTTCAAGAGATATTGCTCAGATATCGTATTCACGAAAATAATGGTACCGTTATTTCGGGTCATCAGGGCTATATGCAATGGCTAAGAACTCATCGTGAATTAATGACTTGGCTATACCCCTCAGGGTATTATACCGATGAGAACATTAATGAGAAAATTGATATAATTATTAAATACTTAAAAACAGGCGACTACCCCCATACCCGAACTTTTCATTATGATACCTTTCCCCGATGGAAAAGAATTATTGTAATGTTGATTTTTGATTCGAATAGACTTAAGGAAAAGATAACTAAAAGGCTTAAGAGGATGAATAATGGTAGAATATAA
- a CDS encoding glycosyltransferase, with the protein MPKISVVMPTYNAEKYLREAVKSILDQTFSDFEFLVIDDKSSDKTLEILESYSDERIQVVTGPCCGIAAALNTGLDLAKGEYIARMDADDISFPERFERQVRLLEEKPEVGLCGSLAMQFCDEGDIGLWAGRSVEHPGLFDLLSRCVVCHPSVMFRRELFEFYGLRYNQDWTTTEDQELWARAMRYIEFYNIQEVLLRYRVHPQGASIAKSDKGGWDNLCRVHKDILDWLFPGIDYPCDGTLEVMAEKMIAVAESQELSSFYIDRYDFSMYPRWKRIIAMSLFDRDSLKKEVKKHLTQRPTVLFFCKCLYSFFRKIYHLIKKGV; encoded by the coding sequence ATGCCTAAAATATCAGTTGTGATGCCTACATACAATGCAGAAAAGTACCTACGTGAAGCGGTAAAAAGTATTTTAGATCAGACCTTTTCTGATTTTGAATTTTTAGTTATAGATGACAAATCTAGCGATAAAACTCTTGAGATACTTGAATCATATAGTGATGAACGGATTCAAGTTGTAACTGGTCCTTGTTGTGGTATTGCTGCTGCATTGAACACAGGGCTAGATTTGGCTAAGGGCGAGTATATAGCACGAATGGATGCAGATGATATTTCCTTTCCAGAACGATTTGAAAGACAGGTCAGATTATTGGAAGAAAAACCCGAAGTGGGTCTATGTGGATCTTTGGCCATGCAGTTTTGCGATGAAGGCGATATAGGATTGTGGGCAGGTCGAAGTGTAGAACATCCGGGTTTGTTTGATTTATTATCACGCTGTGTCGTTTGTCATCCTTCAGTAATGTTTCGCCGGGAATTATTTGAATTTTATGGTCTGAGGTATAATCAAGATTGGACTACCACAGAGGATCAAGAATTGTGGGCACGGGCAATGCGCTACATAGAGTTTTATAATATACAGGAAGTGTTACTTAGATATCGTGTTCATCCTCAAGGTGCATCGATCGCAAAATCAGATAAAGGGGGATGGGACAATCTCTGCCGAGTTCATAAAGATATCCTTGACTGGTTATTTCCTGGAATAGATTATCCTTGTGATGGTACACTTGAAGTAATGGCAGAAAAAATGATTGCTGTCGCTGAATCCCAGGAGTTAAGTTCATTTTATATTGATAGGTATGATTTCTCTATGTATCCACGTTGGAAACGTATTATAGCAATGTCTTTATTTGATAGAGATAGTTTAAAAAAAGAAGTGAAGAAGCATCTTACACAACGACCAACAGTTTTGTTTTTTTGTAAATGCTTATACAGTTTTTTTCGAAAGATTTATCACTTAATTAAAAAGGGGGTGTAG
- a CDS encoding D-sedoheptulose-7-phosphate isomerase codes for MDFKQDIKDYIACEIEVLQKIDVDAINTVLNLLEKTRRNKKRIYVFGNGGSAATASHMQNDFNKGVSEWIETKFRFHCLNDNVATMMAIANDIGYDDIFRFQLDGQLEPGDLIMAISGSGNSKNVIKAVEYAKSCGNKVIGVTGYNGGRLKEMSDCYLHVPIDSMQITEDVHMIFDHLMMSVFYKYLCGREHLS; via the coding sequence ATGGATTTTAAACAAGATATTAAAGATTATATTGCGTGTGAAATTGAAGTTCTTCAAAAAATAGATGTTGATGCAATAAATACGGTACTTAATCTGTTGGAGAAGACGAGACGAAATAAGAAACGAATTTATGTATTTGGCAATGGAGGCAGTGCGGCCACAGCTTCCCACATGCAGAATGATTTCAACAAGGGTGTATCTGAATGGATCGAAACGAAGTTTCGATTTCATTGCTTGAATGATAATGTTGCGACAATGATGGCCATCGCCAATGATATTGGATACGATGATATATTCCGTTTTCAGTTGGACGGGCAACTTGAGCCGGGAGACTTGATAATGGCTATCTCAGGAAGCGGTAATTCAAAAAACGTGATAAAGGCTGTGGAATACGCCAAGTCCTGTGGGAATAAGGTCATTGGTGTTACTGGGTATAATGGTGGAAGATTAAAGGAAATGAGCGACTGTTATCTGCATGTTCCAATCGACAGCATGCAGATAACAGAAGATGTACATATGATTTTTGACCATTTGATGATGAGCGTATTTTATAAATATTTATGTGGAAGAGAACATTTGAGTTAA
- a CDS encoding HAD family hydrolase has product MVEYNTKDIYKAIDAAELVSFDIFDTLLIRPFARPTDLFWYMEKFFDISGFAKERIEQEHLCRIELHEKEEITFERIYDRIPKYRELADCELGTELKLSLPNAELLKIYLYAQEKNKRIVLISDMYLPEPTICQMLKKNGYNNYDKLYLSCTVGLTKSTGNLYQYMLEDQKILAGSVVHIGDNYESDFLMPRQLGMKSCYYPKLIDRYFNQNSQMEILLNEHIGDISFSAVVMQLAKRFAQGYTSYWERFGYEYGGPVIWAYMKWLEERLTTEHNDITDIFFVARDGYLLKKAFEKITVNHDISTHYVYAPRLLFLICGLKEDKTPEDWAILMNYYRDELNLDRGTVLTDNIIESKKELLEKFCKREKDNYQKYLKTLIKTTEPHIAVVDTATEAYSSQRLLDAVLNRRTQGFWWIKLHKARVNFPNYLADSFSTVEWHDIKNWDLMELIMTAPELPIVTVRNNTPVYKEADDRDKKRIEIFSSLAPSALKFVDDILSNPATDLLKLDSSNLADWINSFLENPSREDVDAFRSVYHAYDPGHSLYRNVIPLWYNDELKMQYPVRLGKLEKIKTCLSLLKNDRATLKHRVKSVYAGKPRLLVAMGNLYRFLRSIKNAVLMSRKGCSQMLIMLKSYLPASSRSFHGRMNNLDGQLAEIQRWFVEERQVNEEKRQIFEKNGRDLEKLQLRLGEISDTQLKLTQQISELYLQIVQLLSGIQSKSAQQISEIHSEIQTKLEQQILELSPSLERSQKSLDRMESALSTINYEQLIRGMQWCMSTATLHRESFLQYKNKYAGKTVVLCGAAHSLNYYDPIEGAVHVALNRAFLYDKVNFDYIFVQDFEGIAHVTEELKQYKGNNCVKFFGTQNGWNGKEIPVTYAEQCRAIRFNTDLFGINNNLTHSELAYDIATYPLGNFFSIAFPALQFVLYTNPAKVYLVGNDFAPTGYFTNLNSTREQIEHEDDDKIKYWSHDYIWGFWIKFYDFAKAYYPDTEFISVNPVALKGLFRDEYTECYLKDHPETVHNSKENH; this is encoded by the coding sequence ATGGTAGAATATAATACGAAGGACATCTATAAAGCCATAGATGCAGCAGAACTGGTTTCTTTTGATATTTTTGATACACTATTGATTCGGCCTTTCGCTCGACCAACTGATCTTTTTTGGTATATGGAAAAGTTTTTTGATATCTCTGGATTTGCAAAAGAACGTATTGAGCAGGAGCACCTTTGTCGTATTGAATTACATGAAAAGGAAGAGATAACGTTTGAGCGTATCTATGATAGGATTCCAAAATATAGGGAGTTGGCTGATTGTGAGTTAGGGACCGAATTAAAATTGTCATTGCCGAATGCTGAGTTACTGAAAATATATTTATATGCACAGGAAAAAAACAAACGTATAGTTTTAATTTCAGACATGTACCTGCCAGAACCCACTATCTGTCAAATGCTAAAGAAAAATGGTTATAATAATTACGATAAGCTTTATTTATCCTGCACTGTAGGTTTGACTAAAAGTACTGGCAATCTCTATCAATATATGCTTGAAGACCAAAAAATTTTGGCAGGTTCAGTTGTTCATATTGGGGATAATTATGAGTCAGACTTTTTAATGCCTCGACAATTAGGTATGAAATCATGCTATTATCCAAAACTTATTGATCGGTATTTCAATCAAAATTCTCAGATGGAAATTTTATTAAATGAACATATTGGAGATATTTCATTTTCAGCTGTTGTTATGCAGCTTGCTAAACGATTTGCTCAGGGCTATACTTCATATTGGGAACGTTTTGGTTATGAGTATGGTGGGCCGGTAATCTGGGCATATATGAAATGGTTAGAAGAAAGACTTACTACTGAACATAATGATATTACTGATATTTTCTTTGTTGCACGAGATGGTTATTTGCTAAAAAAAGCTTTTGAAAAAATTACTGTAAATCACGACATCTCCACTCATTATGTCTATGCGCCAAGGCTTCTTTTTCTAATATGTGGATTAAAAGAAGATAAAACCCCTGAAGATTGGGCTATCTTGATGAATTATTATCGTGATGAACTGAATTTAGACCGAGGAACAGTTTTAACGGATAATATTATAGAAAGCAAAAAGGAGTTGCTGGAGAAATTTTGTAAACGGGAAAAAGACAATTACCAAAAATACTTAAAAACACTAATAAAAACAACTGAACCTCACATTGCGGTTGTGGATACTGCTACGGAGGCTTATTCCTCACAGCGATTGTTAGATGCTGTCCTTAACCGTAGGACACAGGGATTCTGGTGGATAAAGTTACACAAAGCTAGGGTTAACTTCCCAAATTATCTTGCAGATTCTTTTTCAACTGTAGAATGGCATGACATTAAAAACTGGGATCTTATGGAATTGATTATGACGGCTCCAGAACTACCTATTGTTACCGTTAGAAATAATACACCGGTATATAAAGAAGCAGATGATCGTGATAAAAAAAGAATAGAAATTTTTAGTAGCCTTGCACCAAGTGCGCTAAAATTTGTAGATGATATTTTGAGCAATCCTGCTACTGATTTGTTAAAACTAGACAGTAGTAATCTTGCTGACTGGATTAACTCCTTTTTAGAGAATCCTTCCAGGGAGGATGTGGATGCCTTTCGATCAGTTTATCATGCATATGATCCAGGGCACTCCTTGTATAGAAATGTAATTCCGCTTTGGTATAATGATGAATTGAAAATGCAGTATCCAGTCCGATTAGGCAAATTAGAAAAAATTAAAACTTGTTTGAGCTTGTTAAAAAATGATCGTGCAACCTTAAAGCACAGAGTGAAAAGTGTCTATGCCGGAAAACCAAGATTACTTGTGGCTATGGGTAATCTCTATCGTTTTCTACGTAGTATTAAAAATGCAGTATTAATGTCGAGGAAAGGATGCTCTCAAATGTTAATCATGTTAAAATCATATCTTCCAGCATCATCTCGATCATTTCATGGAAGAATGAACAATCTTGATGGGCAATTAGCAGAAATTCAGCGGTGGTTTGTGGAAGAACGGCAAGTGAACGAGGAAAAGCGTCAGATATTTGAGAAAAACGGTCGAGATTTAGAGAAACTACAATTAAGGTTAGGAGAAATTTCAGATACGCAGTTGAAACTGACACAACAAATATCAGAGCTTTATCTACAGATAGTGCAACTACTTTCTGGGATACAGTCAAAGTCCGCTCAGCAAATTTCGGAAATACATTCGGAAATACAAACGAAGTTAGAACAACAAATTTTAGAGTTGTCACCATCACTAGAAAGAAGTCAGAAAAGTTTAGATCGAATGGAATCTGCTCTATCAACTATAAACTATGAGCAACTTATACGTGGTATGCAATGGTGCATGTCAACGGCTACATTACATCGGGAGAGCTTTTTGCAATATAAGAATAAATATGCAGGAAAAACTGTAGTGCTTTGCGGTGCTGCTCATTCTCTAAATTATTATGATCCTATAGAGGGAGCCGTACATGTAGCACTTAACAGAGCCTTTTTATATGATAAAGTTAATTTTGATTATATATTTGTACAGGATTTTGAAGGAATTGCGCATGTGACAGAAGAGCTTAAACAATATAAGGGAAATAATTGTGTAAAGTTTTTTGGCACACAAAACGGCTGGAATGGGAAAGAAATCCCAGTAACATATGCGGAGCAATGTAGAGCAATTAGGTTTAATACAGATTTGTTTGGGATTAATAATAATCTTACTCATTCAGAGCTAGCCTATGATATTGCAACCTATCCACTAGGAAATTTTTTCTCTATTGCATTTCCTGCCTTACAGTTTGTCTTGTATACTAATCCGGCAAAGGTATATCTTGTTGGAAATGATTTTGCCCCAACTGGTTATTTCACCAATCTTAATAGTACGCGGGAACAGATTGAGCATGAAGACGATGATAAAATTAAGTACTGGTCGCATGATTACATTTGGGGATTTTGGATAAAGTTTTATGATTTTGCCAAGGCGTATTACCCTGATACAGAATTTATCTCTGTAAACCCTGTGGCTTTAAAAGGATTATTTAGAGATGAATATACAGAGTGCTACCTCAAGGATCACCCGGAAACTGTACATAATTCAAAAGAAAACCATTAG